The DNA window CATATAAAAAGAGATATAAATAAATGTAAGTAAGAATCGTAGAGACAAGTAGGCCGGGTGTAACGACATTAGGAACCATCCGATACGCGTTAACCGGCCGTTTATCTCGATGTCATCCTTGAATTCCGCATCAAACACCTCATCTGCTGGTCCCAAGGTTAGGAGTTTCTTGGTAATCTTACGACCACCATCTACATAACAATTAAAGATATCACAAACCGTTGTAGGAAGGCTAATCCAAAAGTAATCAGTTTTTCAATTCTTTATAAAGCTAGTCCCTACTACTAACTCAAACTTGCGTTTTTTcttataaagaaaaattgacGATCTATGATGGCTAGCAAGATGAATTCCACACTGGAAAACCCATAATTTCATGGTAGGTTCTACCGACACGACAACAATACCTAACAAAAGTCTAGAGGATCAGGCGGATGTCGTTCAAATGGAATTAATCTAAAGGGATACCATAACATATGTTAAGTTCCACAAAGCCCGGATATAAAAGAAACCTAAACTCtgaatgaaaatatttaaaaaacactaaaatagtaTTGTGAGAAGGGGGAGTTTTAACTCTATAACCAGGAAGAGGAACACATAAAGTGTATTCCTCAGGGATACTGAAACGAGACCAGTAATCTTTCAAAAGGTCTACGATCACATTGCTAGCTTCGTACGCCATCTGGAATTTATCTACCTTATCATCCTACTACGAAACATCTACCCCAGTAATTGGACACAATATTCTCAGAGCTTTTTGAGTCGTTTACTACATCTTCGTCTCCACTAGTAGTTAAAATCCCAAGAACCTCTAGACCCCCGACTTACATACCTCACCAACTAATTAGAAGACACGTCGAACAACTTAAACCTAAAACACTAGAAAAAAGAACACAAAAATGGCAAATTAAAGACCAAACCTACTAAAGCGAACAACACATAATCATCTCATAAACAACGAACAACACATAATAATCTCAAAAACAGCAAGAACactaaagtaaaaattaaattagaattattataatcaaaacataatagccaaaataggataaatataaataaaggaGAGAAGAAACTCAATGGTGAAAAGTTGAAAATTATAACGAATATAGCAAATAAGAAAGGATCAAGAAAAATAGAAGAGCAAAATATAGAAAACAATAAAGAAACATTTGAGAGCAAaaagatttttttagaaatgtgagaataaaataaagataatttaCAGGGTCAAGGggaaaatgaaaggtaaaaatCACCTCGTTTGAACAAATAATAATGACAAGCGTGACAACTGACAAAGAAAGGCAAAAAGCCGCTATAAATAACTGTCAAAAGGAAAAAACAATGTTTGAAATTCAAACACATGGGTACAACTGTTAAAATCTCACTTCATGCATGACTTGTCCCGTCAGGCATAATACTTGATATCTTTAAAAAGAAAGCATCACCATATTCCCTAACTAGCGGTCTATTCCTGCTAAACAACTCACGCCGGGTAGCATAGTCTGAGACCACCGACACACAAGGACAAACTAACACAACTTGGACATAAATATCTGATATACAAAAAGAGGAACTAGTGATAACATATACCAAGGAGTGAAACAACCTTAACAAACTCAAATGACACCAAGTCCAACAATAGCAAAACTGACCTAAAGACAAGGGATCGGTCACAAAAGGCCCAATTAGTATAATAAAGTTGTACTGAGATATCCACGATCGACAAAGTAAATCTAGGCCGTACTTGTACCCCCACAGTAAACAAACACGACTAAACACCTCTCTTAAATACCTTAATTATGAGTATCTGGGACACTACTTGCTCAACAAGGCAAGAAGGGACCATAAAATTTTCGAATACATATGAAGTGTCCCCCGTGCTACCTACATATAACACACTctctaaaaataacaaaatagtaCAATTGAGCGATATTAAAGAAGAAGTATCCATTGGTTGATAGGCCTTCTATATATAAATCCGAAAAGGTATTTTTCCTTTTTCCACACGCCAAttactcttttttttctctcttcttttctttattaaaattgaattgagCGTCGAAGCCAACAATTATAAACTCTTTTCAACATTTTTTAACTTCATTTTTCTTGAGTTTCAGATCTTCAATCACATCCTGATCAGCCCCAAAACCTCGGTAATTTACCAAAAATCGTGAATCGACAATTTCAAATTGAAACAGCCGGTTCACGAACTGTAGCCGGACCTAACAAGAAACAAAAACCCTAAGGTTCAAGATAAACTCCAACCCATATATTAGGGTCGAACATGGGTCTTTAGCCATTAATAAACTAGAAGGAGGTTAATTTTGTGAAGAAAAGGCAAACCCGCCAACTAAggtaaagaataaaaaaaaaaacgtacaAATTCAGGGTTACGCGTGGCACGTGCTAGAAACACATAACACGTGTATCCCTCCATTTTCCCCCTCTGTGCAATTCTTCTGCTTATTGATCTCTGCTCCTAATTAACGCTCTGTATCTAAactccaatttaaattttaaaagtcataACCTAATTCCAATTACAAACGCATAGATTCACTCCGAATTTGggttagttttttaatttccccaagtttttttaattgaattaacatTCGTTTGATCTTGTGTTTTCTCATTACTTGATTGATCGAATCGAATATGAATGATTGATTCACTGCAATTTTCTTGGATCTTGATGAATGTTTTTCTTTCTGCCTTTTCTTTCTTTAGTTTAACCTACTGAATAGTTTCATTTGTACTGTTTCGGAAATGTTTCGGATACGGGACGGacatgaaacttcattttttacatagaaAATCTTGAAATGATAATGTGTTTCTTTCATGTTCTTGATGAGTAGAGTGAGAATTGAAGTTGCTATGATTTGTTTGTTGGAGTTAAATTAAAGCTTTGTGTTAAACCTGGTTAAATGGCAGGCTGATTAGCAAGAACAATTGTGTATTAAATGAAAGGATGTCTTCACCGAGCAAGAGAAGAGATATGGATGTTATGAAACTGTAAGTGCCTACTTACACTCTCATCAACATCATTTGTTTGGTTAATGTGATTGAATGGTGTAAAATTTACTGCCATTGATGTCATGTTTGTTTATAGATAGTCACTGTGAATGATAATGGTGTTTCTTGGCTTTGTGATGTGTTGATTACCAGGATGATGAGTGACTATACTGTGGAGCCAATCAATGATGGGATTAGTGAATTCAATGTGGAATTCCATGGGCCAAAAGAAAGTAAGTTTCTCGTTCTTTATAGTCGAAAAGTAATGCTGCCTTTGACATTGCATATTGCTAACCATGTCTGTCTTTATTTTTCGAATTCGTAGTGTGCACAAATATGATAATGCACATTTAGGATTAAGGCGCCCAAAATCGGCATAACAAGATTTGTGAACTAAATACTTTACCTAATTCACCTGAGATAATATTACAACTGCTTAATGCTGTAAAGAGTTCTTTCTTTTATGATCTTTCTTATTTGGTGGAGTGGATTTTGTTGCAAGattgtgtttattttattttttacgaaATTCTTCTATTTTAATGGTTGCAGGTCTTTATGAAGGTGGTCTTTGGAAGATCCATGTAGAGCTGCCAGATGGTTACCCTTACAAATCTCCTTCAATTGGATTTCTGAATAAAATTTACCACCCTAATGTTGATGAGTTGTAAGATTTCTTGGACAATTAGTTCCTGTTCAATTGATCTTGATTCTATAGGCTGCTAATCTGAAGTTGAATACTTGTTAATTAGTTTTACTTTTCATAAGTAATATAGTGGCTTAGCTGCATCTTGCTTCTTTATGAATATTTCCCTACTTGGATCCATCCGCCGTTGACTTTTTGTTTGCAATACTGCTCGCTTACTAGGAAAGTATTGAATCGTAAATATCAGGTTGTTTGACTAATAAGAAAAGTCGCGTTCAATAAGGAgaaaaaatgcaattttttcCTTCCCACCCCCTAATATATTTAGCATTTCTTTCTGAGTTCTGAGAATTATCTCTAATTTATTTCgtgatttttgtttttgcttttattttaataatggaTTTGCTTTTGTATTTTGTAGGTCTGGTTCTGTTTGCTTGGATGTCATTAACCAGTCATGGAGTCCAATGTTTGGTAATATAATCTTACCTTATATATCTGTAACATGCTATTTATAGTGATGCACACACACTACAACAGTGTCCTATGCTTATCTTGGGCTCCAGAACTTAACAACTAGATTTATCATCcagaatttatataaaatacctGTCTTTCTTTTATCCTCTTAAAATCAGAATGTAGCAATGAGATACCTGATGTAATGCGACAGTTCTTGATAAATATCAATGGACATGTGATAAATAATGTTTTCTGTGTCATGAAATGACTTATAGAGCTGAATTGTGGGAGCGTTGATgggaaaataacaaaatataatCGAATAATTCCGTCATTTACCCATCTTGATTCGAGTTTTTTTCCTTGAACGGAAAAgggaaaaaaaaacatttcttaCCATTTAACAATAGActatgataaattaattaaggaCGAGTTACTGACTGTTAAGTTACTTGAACTGAGTTAGTTCTGGATCCAAGCTCAATTACTCCATAACCTTGCCTAAGGATCACATTTATTATACATAAAGATAAGGTGCAATATTAGCGATGTTCTTACATTGCCTTGTCTCACTCGATGTATAGTTTTTTGGTTATCTGACCTCAGCTTTCTCTGGCTGCAGATCTTTTGAACATTTTTGAGGTTTTTCTTCCACAACTGCTGCTTTATCCGAACCCTGCAGACCCACTAAATGGTGAAGCAGCATCTCTGATGATGAAAGATAGGAAGCAGTATGATGAAAAAGTGAAAGGTGAAACCACATCTCTTCATTTTCCTCTCCTATAGCTGTATAATGAGAGTCCTAAATCTTCTTTTGTTTGGTACGCTTAGGAAATCTTGATATGTTTAGTTGCCACTTCAGTATGATTGAGTTTGTTGTGCCGAAAATTAACAGAGGTTCATTTTGCTTCTCGAACTTGGcgcaaaaacaaattcaaggccAAATTCGTGGCTTTGGAAGAAAAAAACACACCCTCAAACCTGGCTTTTTCGCTTGTTTTGCTCATTTTATCCTTTCAACTCTAAATTATCTAATAGTTTTCTGCtccaatttatatataatgCTTCTATCATTTTTTGCCACCTTATTTGAGGGGCTAAAACGAGTTAGAATGCCAACTGTGTGGGGTGTTGTTTTCTTCAGAATCGCATATATGGCCTTACTTGATATTTTGTACCAAGTTCAATGGACAAATTGAACCTTTGGTTGCCAAAAATTATGTGTATTGATAATTTTTTGTGCTAACAGAATACTGTGAACGTTTTGCGAAAAAGGAAAATATTTCAAAGACTCTTACAGAAGACAGCAATGAAGATATCAGTGATGAAGAAGATGCAAGTGATGGACAAAGCGCATCAAGTGATGACAATGTTGCTGGTGAAGCAGATCCATGAGAAGGATCTTTCTGATAAACTCAAATTTAGGCAGTCTTTCCATATTCTGAtatccattttataattttgttaatttctagTCAGTCATCTATTGAATTGCTTGTAAATTTATGAAGAATTAGTTAGAGCTCAAAATTCAGATACAATATTATACCTTTGCATGTATTACAAAGTTCTACACTGGGATATTGAATATagtgaaaattgaaatattctatgcttttttttcaaaattacagCTGTCTGATAAATTTGATTTTCCAATGTTTCTGGCTGGATAGTTGAAGTTTCAACAAGATATGCCGTATGAATTATGCAGATTGGCAAGCAGCAATGACATCAGGCTGCTTGGTCGATTCGGTTCtgttatttttttctataatgTTAAACCGAACAAATGGAATTGTTGATTTATTTCGTTTATTCGGTTTGGTTCAGTTCTTGGCATCCTTATTATTATATCCCTCTTATATTCCCATATGAAAATGACATGGCAATTAATAAATTTGAGGTGGCCGGCACCTTGTTTTCAATCTCCAGTTGGAGCCAAATGGTTCATTATTTTTGTCTTAGGATGACAAATTCCATTGTGAATTCAGCCGAATTCACAGTGTAACAAATTCCAGCAATCACTTAATCATAGGAATTCCCTCCGGTGTCTGCTGGAAATCATCACTTGTTACATTATAAACTCTCCGAGATGCTATATTCCGAACCTGTTTCCTGTGAGTCGCTCAAAATGAAGCAAATTCTAATTTGGCTAGTTTTCATTTCATTCGCTCTACACCTCGGCAGGACGAATTCTGCTGTGGAGGAAACAGTCAAGACTTCACTTATCAACTTCCTCGCAAAGCTGAATGGCACCAATGGCCAACCTGATCCAAGTTGGAAGAACGCCACCGATCCCTGTCTGGATGGCTGGAGAGGCGTGATCTGCGATTCTCAGACCAAAACTTCCGTCAAGAGGATCTATCTCAACCAGTCTCGTCTTTCCGGAGTATTTGATGCTGCTTCTCTCTGCAATGTGCCAGCTCTGGCTTTGTCTCTTGTGCACATCAAGCTTGATCAGAACAATATCAGTGGACATCTCCCAGCTGAAATCGCAAACTGCAAAAACCTGACACGCCTGCTTTTACGACAGAACCAATTTTACGGAAACCTTCCTGACTCACTACCGACACTTATCAATCTGGAAAGACTCGACATTTCCTTTAATAGCTTCTCCGATAACGTTCCAAATTTGACGCGGATTTCAGGTCTTACGACTTTTCTTGCTCAGTACAATAAGCTGACAGGCCAAATTCCAAATTTTGATCTCACCAATTTCGTAATGTTCAACGTTTCCTTCAACGATTTCACCGGTCCACTTCCTGTCAAGACAGGATCTTTCGACGAAAGTAGCTTCAGAGGCAATCCTGGATTATGCGGGCCTCTGATAAACAAAATTTGTGCAATCTCATCTACAAATGAAGATTCCGATCACATATCGAAAGATCAGATTCTCATGTACTCAGGATACGGAATAGTCGGCTTACTCGTTTTCCTCGCCATACTTTACAAGCTGAGTCAAAGAAACAAGAAAAAAGACAAGGTAATGAATACAGTTAGCAAGGTTTCTGATGAACAAAGTGTAGGCAAGTCGAGCGACGTCGTCGTTTCAACCGAACATAAAGCCGAATACAGCGCTACGGTTTCTTCGTCGTCGCTGGTGGTTCTAACAAGCCCGGTAGTGAACGGATTCAACTTCGAGGAGCTATTGAAAGCTCCGGCGGAGTTGATCGAAAGAGGAAACCATGGTAGTCTATACAGGGTAATGTGTGAGAATGGATTGGTGTTAGCAGTAAAAAGGATTAAAGATTGGGGAATTTCAAGCAGTGAATTCAAGCAGAGAATGCAGAATATATACAAAGTGAACCATGTTAATGTATTGCCACCTCTTGCATTCTATTGTTCTAAACAAGAAAAGCTTTTGGTTTATGAGTTTCAACCGTTTGGAAGTCTTCATAAATTCCTCCAGGGTAACCAACTTTCACCGATctctttaaaacattatgaattttaattttaatttttttactttataaagttgctgtattatttttttagaataattatttcCTCTTAATTAGAACTATATAATAGTAagataatcaataaaaattatataattcacAAACTATTTCTATTAATGTTATTTCTAAATTgagtaaatttaaattagaatttatACCAAAATACTCTAgtgatgtcatcaatgaaaaagTACTTAAAATTTATGCTTAATGCCTTagaaaaccccgaccttttatcctcttttcaatcctaccctgacgttgaaaatgtgtcaattttatcctattttatattttttcatttaaattgtaccctgaagcataaaattgacatttatttatttgacaaaaattcaaaaaagttcTTCAAAAATGATCGTTttgatataaaaagttaatctaatgcaaaaaaggtcaatttagagattatttttgaatttttatcaaataaaaaaaatgtcaattttatgctttagggtacaattgaaatgaaaaaaatgcaaaatagggtaaaattgactgatttgcaacgtcatgttaggattgaaaagggaatgaaagatcggggtttttttaagacattaagcctaaaatttatactatttgtctaattttaaatgaaaaaaattcttcacacataatttaaaaaatttagtaatttcaattttatatcgTCGTATCAAACTAAATGCATTacatatttctaatttttttcttctatgcTATACTGGCGTGGTTCAGGAACTCAAACATGTCAATCATTCGACTGGATCAGCAGACTCAACGTTGCATCAAAAATCGCCGAGGCATTAGCCTCCATGCATCAAGAACTTCGCACCGAAGGCATCGCTCACGGAAATCTAAAATCCTCGAACATTTTATTCAACACCAACATGGAGCCATGCATAAGTGAGTACGGACTAATGGTTATTGACGACAATCAAAACAACTCTTCGTCTTCATCAATGCGCGGCAATGAGTTCCAAGCAGACGTTTATAGTTTCGGGGTGATTCTGCTTCAACTACTAACCGGAAAACTAGTGCAGACCAACGGTGTTGATCTGACTACATGGGTGCATTCCGTGGTCCGAGAGGAATGGACCGTCGAAGTTTTCGATAGGGTGCTTACGGCAGAAGGTGCGAGTGAAGAAAGGATGCTGAATTTGCTTCAGATTGCTATCAAATGTGTTAGCAAAAACCCGGAGAATAGGCCTGCCATGAACCAAGTTGTTTCGATGATCAATACTATTAAGGAGGAAGAAGATAAATCTGTTACTTTTGAATCTTCTGTCTGCGAATGAACATTAATCGGGCAGAACTTCTTTGTTTGATGATGGTGAATTTGCATAGTgcgaatatataatttttttaactagtATTTTACAATTTTGCAATTGAAAATAAGATTTAAACTAGCTATAAGTATTCACAATTAAAATTGGCGATTATAATTTAAGAAAAGGCtgttatattgtttttttatccaaattatattttttctattccattatgttttttgtatttgaattttctttttattgatactccctccgtccataAAAGATAAACTTGTTTCATTTacacacatattaaaaatttagtttattaaGTTAGAATAATACTAACTCCTTGTAATATTCTTATTAAATAGTTAATGCGTTTTTCTTTTCAAtgcatttttattga is part of the Mercurialis annua linkage group LG3, ddMerAnnu1.2, whole genome shotgun sequence genome and encodes:
- the LOC126671159 gene encoding ubiquitin-conjugating enzyme E2-23 kDa-like, producing the protein MSSPSKRRDMDVMKLMMSDYTVEPINDGISEFNVEFHGPKESLYEGGLWKIHVELPDGYPYKSPSIGFLNKIYHPNVDELSGSVCLDVINQSWSPMFDLLNIFEVFLPQLLLYPNPADPLNGEAASLMMKDRKQYDEKVKEYCERFAKKENISKTLTEDSNEDISDEEDASDGQSASSDDNVAGEADP
- the LOC126672265 gene encoding LOW QUALITY PROTEIN: probable inactive receptor kinase At2g26730 (The sequence of the model RefSeq protein was modified relative to this genomic sequence to represent the inferred CDS: inserted 1 base in 1 codon; substituted 1 base at 1 genomic stop codon); the encoded protein is MPYELCRLASSNDISSWHPYYYIPLIFPYENDMAINKFEVAGTLFSISSWSQMVHYXLSXDDKFHCEFSRIHSETVKTSLINFLAKLNGTNGQPDPSWKNATDPCLDGWRGVICDSQTKTSVKRIYLNQSRLSGVFDAASLCNVPALALSLVHIKLDQNNISGHLPAEIANCKNLTRLLLRQNQFYGNLPDSLPTLINLERLDISFNSFSDNVPNLTRISGLTTFLAQYNKLTGQIPNFDLTNFVMFNVSFNDFTGPLPVKTGSFDESSFRGNPGLCGPLINKICAISSTNEDSDHISKDQILMYSGYGIVGLLVFLAILYKLSQRNKKKDKVMNTVSKVSDEQSVGKSSDVVVSTEHKAEYSATVSSSSLVVLTSPVVNGFNFEELLKAPAELIERGNHGSLYRVMCENGLVLAVKRIKDWGISSSEFKQRMQNIYKVNHVNVLPPLAFYCSKQEKLLVYEFQPFGSLHKFLQGTQTCQSFDWISRLNVASKIAEALASMHQELRTEGIAHGNLKSSNILFNTNMEPCISEYGLMVIDDNQNNSSSSSMRGNEFQADVYSFGVILLQLLTGKLVQTNGVDLTTWVHSVVREEWTVEVFDRVLTAEGASEERMLNLLQIAIKCVSKNPENRPAMNQVVSMINTIKEEEDKSVTFESSVCE